Proteins encoded by one window of Streptacidiphilus sp. PB12-B1b:
- a CDS encoding tautomerase family protein has translation MPFANFKVLAGTLTPEQKETIVHRTTDLYAEIYGEQARPNTMVLVEEVADGGWGIGDNVLTLAKLHAQD, from the coding sequence ATGCCTTTCGCCAACTTCAAGGTCCTCGCCGGAACCCTCACCCCGGAGCAGAAGGAGACCATCGTCCACCGCACCACCGACCTGTACGCCGAGATCTACGGCGAGCAGGCCCGGCCCAACACCATGGTCCTGGTCGAGGAGGTGGCCGACGGCGGCTGGGGCATCGGCGACAACGTGCTCACCCTCGCCAAGCTCCACGCCCAGGACTGA